The genome window TTATAGATGAAAGATACCTGCTTCATTTAAAAAATAAACTTAATACTACTCAAATTATTATACATTTTAACTTCAATATTATTAAATTATCAACATAATAAAAATAAAATAAGAATGTACTTTTAAACATATAAATTTATATTTAAATACATTCTTATTTTTAATTTACTTAATATATTTATTTTTCAATTAAGCTCCTAATCTTATCTACTACAGATGAGGCTATTCCTCCGCCTACTTCAAACAACTTTGATGAATTTTTACCTTTTAATGACGATTCTTGTGATTTATCTAACGCATTTGTAGCAAGTATAACTGGTGAATTGTTTTTAGCTGCTAATGGTCCAACTGCTAAGGCATCTATAAGTTTATCTTGATTCGCAACTACAACTCCATCAAGTTTAGATTGAGAATAGAATTTGTCTATTACTTTGGCATTTGTCTCTTGTCTAGTTTGACCTGCTACTCTATTGTTTGATATATCTTTGTTTGCTATTTTTCCAACTTGCTCAATAGCCTTGTTGGATATTTTTTCTATTCCACCAATAAAGTATATATTTGACACATTATTTGATTTAATAAATTGTTCAGCTTCATTATCTACACCATCTTTTTGTGTAAGTACTATTGGAGTTTTTTCCTTACCAGCCAGTGATGCTATTGATAATGAATCAGCTTCTCCATTTCCTGCCCCTATATACAACTTGCTTACCTTATTTGTCTTATCTATTTCTTTTGCTATATTAATAGAAGTTTGATATCTTGTATCTCCACCTATTCTTTGTACTGATATTTTTGAATTTACAGCTTTGATAGCTTCAACAATTGAATTTGGCATTGAGTTATTTCCACCTATTACAATTACTTTTGATGGATTTAATCTTTTTAATTCTTCTACAGTTTTTTGAGGAAGCTTTTCATTTGATGATAAAAGAATTGGTGAGTTTTTTACACTAGCAAGTGGTGTAGCTGTAAGTCCATCCACCATACTTTTATCTTCTCCATTTACAATTACAACTGTATCTGATTTTGTCCAGCCACTTTGCGATATTTTAACAGCTGTCTCAAATCTATCAGCACCTTTTAATTTTTTGACTATGACATTAGATGTAGACTCACTTGAACTTCCTCCTCCAGAGCTTCCACCACTAGATGAGCCACCTGAATTACTTCCTCCACTATTATTATCTGGTGGCAATTCATCTGGTTTAGATAATTCATTTTCAACTATGTACTCTAAACTTTTTGGAAGCGTAACTTCAACATATTTGTTTATTGTAGCTTTTCTTCCTCTAGTCGTTTTTTGTGATAATCCAAGTTTTAATATTACATTTAAGCCACTTTCTTCTGTTTCTTTGCTAACAACAGAATAGTTTATCCTAATATTGTTTAATAAATATTCAAGTGCTTCACTTTTCTCTATCTTATACTTTTCAGGGTCACTTTTACTAGAGCCAGTTCCCCCAATTGGTTTTACTTCACTCTCATTAATAAGGGTAAATATTAAACTTTCATCTGAATTTATACTTTCATAATCCACTGTTTTATTGTTATATGTTACAATTTTTAAAGCTGGTTTATCACTTGTTCCATTCCCTAAAATTTTATAGTCAGCATTTGAGTTACTGCCAGATTTTTTTACAGATATTCTTCCTATATTCAATCTATTTCCATCTAGTAAATCTTCATTTGATGTAACATATATATCTAATGTAGTTGTATTACTTGATTTATTGTATTCTGCTCTACAAGTAGCATTTGCATTTCCACTTTTTATCTGAGATTTTATATTATCAGACCAAGTAATCTTTTCTTTCTGCTCATTATCTACTATTTCAACCTCACCTTGTACTTTTATACTAGCTTGAAATGAATATACTATATTTTCTACTGAGTCCACAGATATGTCTATGGTATTTACTTTCTCATAAGTTTTTGTTCCTTGTAAAACTGGTTCTGCATATGCACATGTAGCACTACCAGTTACAGCTACTGCCATAGTTGACACTGCTACGGTTCTTATAAAAGATTTTCTTTTACTCATTAACACCCGTCCTTATCTATCATTAGCTAGATGGATAAAATTGCTTATCCACCTAGCTTTTATATTTAATTTATAAATTATCCTAAACTTATAGTTACATTTATATACTTTACTTTTAACATCTACTCTTTTAAAACTATTCTAGTATCTACTCACATTAAATATACAATGTTAGCACTAGTATTTTTAGCTTTTTTAGACTTACCTCTACTA of Clostridioides sp. ES-S-0054-01 contains these proteins:
- a CDS encoding cell wall-binding protein Cwp10; its protein translation is MSKRKSFIRTVAVSTMAVAVTGSATCAYAEPVLQGTKTYEKVNTIDISVDSVENIVYSFQASIKVQGEVEIVDNEQKEKITWSDNIKSQIKSGNANATCRAEYNKSSNTTTLDIYVTSNEDLLDGNRLNIGRISVKKSGSNSNADYKILGNGTSDKPALKIVTYNNKTVDYESINSDESLIFTLINESEVKPIGGTGSSKSDPEKYKIEKSEALEYLLNNIRINYSVVSKETEESGLNVILKLGLSQKTTRGRKATINKYVEVTLPKSLEYIVENELSKPDELPPDNNSGGSNSGGSSSGGSSGGGSSSESTSNVIVKKLKGADRFETAVKISQSGWTKSDTVVIVNGEDKSMVDGLTATPLASVKNSPILLSSNEKLPQKTVEELKRLNPSKVIVIGGNNSMPNSIVEAIKAVNSKISVQRIGGDTRYQTSINIAKEIDKTNKVSKLYIGAGNGEADSLSIASLAGKEKTPIVLTQKDGVDNEAEQFIKSNNVSNIYFIGGIEKISNKAIEQVGKIANKDISNNRVAGQTRQETNAKVIDKFYSQSKLDGVVVANQDKLIDALAVGPLAAKNNSPVILATNALDKSQESSLKGKNSSKLFEVGGGIASSVVDKIRSLIEK